In Perca fluviatilis chromosome 11, GENO_Pfluv_1.0, whole genome shotgun sequence, the following proteins share a genomic window:
- the alg3 gene encoding dol-P-Man:Man(5)GlcNAc(2)-PP-Dol alpha-1,3-mannosyltransferase: protein MTYNGACHCRPLSTLSLHAAEMAGGVRKKSPGSPSPLWGKLHTLWQDKHLVLFKTEYTLLVVSVLWFLEIGINVWVIQKVAYTEIDWKAYMDEVEGVINGTYDYTELKGDTGPLVYPAGFVYIFTALYYITSRGVNIRLAQYLFAAFYLITLLLVFRIYNRTKKVPPYVFFFVCCASYRIHSIFVLRLFNDPVAMMLLFAAVNLFMDGSWTLGCGIYSLAVSVKMNVLLFAPGLLFLLLSEFGLIRTIPKLSLCAGIQLLLGLPFLLENPVGYISRAFDLGRQFMFKWTVNWRFLPEWFFLNRYFHLLLLAAHLLTLLLFALRRWKRPGESIFELLKEPSKRKTPAQKNTVDQMVLILFISNFIGMCFSRSLHYQFYVWYFHTLPYLLWSGGVKKLAHLLRVLILGLIELSWNTYPSTNSSSAALHVCHLIILLCLWLAPPLPSAPAATQEHIPVKDKSQ, encoded by the exons ATGACGTACAACGGCGCATGTCATTGTCGGCCTCTTTCCACTCTGTCACTACACGCCGCCGAGATGGCAGGAGGTGTGCGGAAAAAGTCTCCTGGTTCCCCGTCCCCACTGTGGGGAAAACTTCACACCTTGTGGCAGGACAAACATTTGGTTCTGTTCAAGACGGAATACACGTTACTGGTCGTTTCAGTTTTGTGGTTCCTGGAGATCGGGATCAATGTGTGGGTCATACAGAAAGTAGCCT ACACTGAGATCGACTGGAAAGCTTACATGGATGAAGTAGAGGGAGTCATCAATGGTACCTACGACTACACCGAGCTTAAAGGAGACACCGGCCCCTTGGT GTACCCGGCTGGCTTTGTCTACATCTTTACGGCTCTCTACTACATCACCAGCCGTGGGGTGAACATCCGTCTGGCCCAGTacctttttgctgctttttaccTCATCACACTGCTGCTCGTCTTCAGGATTTACAACCGCACTAAGAAG GTTCCTCCCTATGTGTTCTTCTTTGTGTGCTGTGCTTCTTATCGGATCCACTCCATCTTTGTGTTGCGTCTCTTTAATGATCCAGTGGCCATGATGCTGCTGTTTGCAGCTGTCAACCTCTTCATGGATGGATCCTGGACTCTGGGCTGTGGCATTTACAG TTTAGCAGTGTCTGTGAAAATGAATGTGCTCCTTTTTGCTCCGGGACTACTTTTCCTCCTTCTGTCTGAGTTTGGTCTAATCAGGACAATCCCCAAACTTTCTCTGTGTGCGGGCATACAG CTTTTGCTGGGTCTTCCTTTCCTCCTGGAGAATCCCGTGGGTTATATAAGCCGGGCGTTTGATCTTGGCCGTCAGTTTATGTTTAAGTGGACGGTCAACTGGCGCTTCCTGCCAGAATGGTTCTTCTTGAATCGGTACTTCCACTTACTCCTGCTGGCTGCCCACCTGCTCACCCTGCTGCTCTTTGCTCTCCGCCGTTGGAAGAG GCCAGGAGAAAGCATCTTCGAACTCCTCAAGGAGCCAAGCAAGAGGAAAACCCCTGCTCAGAAAAACACTGTTGATC AGATGGTGCTGATTCTCTTCATTTCTAACTTCATTGGCATGTGCTTCAGTCGTTCATTGCACTACCAATTCTACGTCTGGTACTTCCACACGCTGCCTTACCTGCTCTGGAGTGGAGGAGTCAAGAAGCTGGCCCACCTGCTCAG GGTCCTGATCCTGGGTCTGATCGAGCTTTCATGGAACACCTACCCTTCTACTAACAGCAGCTCAGCCGCCCTCCACGTCTGTCACCTCATCATCCTCCTGTGTCTGTGGCTGGCTCCGCCGCTGCCTTCAGCCCCAGCAGCAACACAAGAACACATACCCGTCAAGGACAAAAGCCAGTGA
- the camk2n1a gene encoding calcium/calmodulin-dependent protein kinase II inhibitor 1a, with amino-acid sequence MSEVLPYNEGKMSGYGADSEVSQMSFSCGLQDSSAFFAASQAKRPPKLGQIGRAKRVVIEDDRIDEVLKGMTDKSSPGV; translated from the exons ATGTCCGAGGTGCTGCCATACAACGAGGGGAAAATGAGCGGCTACGGGGCGGACAGCGAGGTCAGCCAGATGTCCTTTAGCTGCGGACTGCAGGACTCAAGCGCCTTTTTCGCTGCGTCGCAGGCCAAAAGACCCCCAAAGCTGGGACAGATCGGCCGAGCCAAGCGAG TGGTCATCGAGGATGACCGAATCGACGAGGTCCTGAAGGGGATGACAGACAAGTCTTCACCCGGCGTTTAA
- the mul1a gene encoding LOW QUALITY PROTEIN: mitochondrial ubiquitin ligase activator of nfkb 1-A (The sequence of the model RefSeq protein was modified relative to this genomic sequence to represent the inferred CDS: deleted 2 bases in 1 codon), whose product MTCAVVRHHAMFSSLRHVDNTVQQLSSYVNLSLLFSDRSAVTGDSESMDEFPVKMTEAVCLGASLALSGICYYLYRKSRTTLDKLDDAPHFTIDGKLKDILKVTPGACLQYAVIEGAVHPVGEPLTSPFQKDFVGVLQKFMLREHRLVWNGLSRTWTDSERVLHQRVNAVPFVLVGSNETAVKVLCPLQASGVHMETTHEKFHQVNYGLGDIIGQYLSGEKLKGQLETEEMLKVGTTLTGVGELILDTDGTLNLRPPSNGSQYFLSITDFDTLLGEQESKAVLWKVLAIGSALVGAGVLLWVGRRYYYQLRLRWEREQERREFERLQAEAPRAHAPVRGPEALQDGAEEYIENACVICLSQPRNCILLDCGHVCCCHSCYQALPHRRCPICRQDISRVVPLYHV is encoded by the exons ATGACATGCGCCGTTGTACGTCATCACGCAATGTTTTCATCACTACGTCACGTGGACAACACCGTTCAACAACTGAGTAGCTATGTCAACTTA AGTCTTCTTTTCTCTGACAG GTCTGCAGTCACAGGAGACTCCGAGAGCATGGATGAGTTCCCTGTGAAGATGACAGAGGCAGTGTGTCTTGGGGCCAGCCTTGCCCTCTCAGGCATCTGCTACTATCTCTATAGGAAGAGCCGGACAACACTAGATAAACTCGAT GATGCTCCACACTTCACCATAGATGGAAAACTCAAAGACATTTTGAAAGTTACTCCAGGAGCGTGTCTACAGTATGCTGTCATCGAAG GTGCTGTGCACCCAGTAGGCGAGCCTCTGACAAGCCCTTTCCAAAAAGACTTTGTCGGGGTGTTGCAGAAATTCATGTTGAGAGAACACAGGCTGGTGTGGAATGGGCTTTCACGCACTTG GACGGACAGTGAACGAGTCTTGCACCAAAGAGTGAACGCAGTGCCCTTTGTGTTAGTGGGATCAAATGAGACCGCAGTCAAAGTTCTGTGCCCCCTGCAGGCCTCTGGAGTGCACATGGAGACTACCCATGAGAAGTTCCACCAGGTTAACTACGGCTTGGGTGACATCATAGGACAATACCTCAGTGGGGAGAAGCTTAAAGGGCAACTGGAGACCGAGGAAATGCTCAAA GTGGGCACAACTCTTACTGGCGTGGGCGAGTTGATACTGGACACGGACGGCACCCTGAATCTCCGACCCCCTTCTAATGGCTCACAGTATTTTTTGAGCATTACAGACTTTGACACCCTGCTGGGAGAGCAAGAGAGCAAGGCTGTTTTGTGGAAGGTGCTGGCCATCGGCTCTGCTTTGGTGGGGGCAGGGGTCCTCCTTTGGGTCGGCCGCCGCTACTACTACCAACTAAGACTTCGCTGGGAGAGGGAGCAGGAGAGGAGGGAATTTGAGAGACTGCAGGCTGAAGCCCCAAGGGCACATGCTCCAGTAAGGGGCCCTGAGGCCCTTCAAGATGGGGCCGAGGAATACATAGAGAATGCCTGTGTGATTTGCCTCAGTCAGCCACGGAACTGTATTCTGTTAGACTGTGGGCACGTGTGCTGCTGCCACAGCTGCTACCAGGCTCTTCCCCACCGCCGATGCCCTATATGCAGACAGGATATCAGCAGAGTGGTGCCTCTCTACCACGTCTAA